A region from the Muribaculum gordoncarteri genome encodes:
- a CDS encoding carbon-nitrogen hydrolase, with protein MSNILKVGIIQQANTGDIDNNRNRLAEKMRRLAENGARLIVNQELHDSLYFCQTESTDLCGLAVGFPSKTTEFYSALARELGVVIVTSLFERRAPGLYHNTAVVFEADGSIAGKYRKMHIPDDPAYYEKFYFTPGDLGFEPIDTSVGRLGVLVCWDQWYPEAARLMALRGAEMLIYPTAIGWESSDADDEKSRQREAWITVQRGHAIANGLPLIAVNRVGHEDDPSNVTGGIQFWGSSFVAGPQGEFLFKAPDDKECEAVVEIDLSRSENVRRWWPFLRDRRIDAYGGLTSRFLD; from the coding sequence ATGAGCAATATTTTGAAAGTAGGAATTATACAGCAAGCCAATACGGGCGACATTGACAACAATCGCAATCGACTTGCCGAGAAGATGAGGCGCCTTGCCGAAAACGGTGCCCGACTCATAGTGAATCAGGAGTTGCATGATTCGCTCTATTTTTGTCAGACTGAATCGACCGACTTGTGCGGGCTTGCCGTGGGATTCCCTTCAAAGACCACCGAATTCTACTCGGCACTTGCCCGTGAGCTCGGAGTCGTAATAGTCACTTCGTTGTTTGAACGCAGGGCTCCGGGACTGTATCATAATACGGCTGTAGTGTTTGAGGCCGACGGCTCGATTGCAGGAAAATACCGTAAGATGCACATTCCCGACGATCCTGCCTACTATGAGAAATTTTACTTCACTCCCGGTGACCTCGGTTTTGAACCGATCGACACATCGGTAGGACGACTTGGCGTGCTTGTATGCTGGGACCAGTGGTACCCCGAGGCTGCACGCCTTATGGCGTTGCGTGGAGCCGAGATGCTCATCTATCCCACCGCAATAGGATGGGAGAGCAGCGACGCCGACGATGAGAAATCGCGTCAGCGTGAGGCATGGATTACCGTGCAGCGCGGCCATGCAATAGCCAACGGACTTCCGCTTATAGCTGTAAATAGAGTGGGACATGAGGACGACCCGTCGAATGTCACGGGAGGAATTCAGTTCTGGGGTAGCTCGTTTGTTGCTGGGCCGCAGGGTGAATTCCTGTTCAAGGCTCCTGACGATAAAGAATGCGAAGCTGTGGTCGAAATCGACCTTTCCCGCTCGGAAAATGTGCGCCGTTGGTGGCCCTTCCTCCGTGACAGGCGCATTGATGCCTACGGGGGCTTGACAAGCCGTTTCCTTGACTAA
- a CDS encoding flavin reductase family protein: protein MKKSINNKAVIAPLPVLIVCTYDENGVPDAMNAAWGGQCGYTNIALNLSSTHKTTRNIRSRGAFTVSLGTVDTLKLSDYFGIVSGNKNPDKVADAGVTVVKSENVDAPIIEEYSLTMECRVISINEELGETRVVGEIINTIVDDSIVDEKGAVDYNKLQPISFDSETNSYRIIGEKVGKAFYDGKDYPKK from the coding sequence ATGAAAAAAAGCATTAACAACAAAGCCGTGATTGCACCCCTGCCGGTGCTTATCGTGTGTACCTATGACGAAAACGGAGTACCCGATGCCATGAATGCCGCATGGGGCGGACAATGCGGATATACCAATATAGCACTCAATCTGTCATCGACCCATAAGACAACACGCAACATACGCAGTCGTGGAGCATTCACTGTAAGCCTCGGCACAGTCGACACACTGAAACTGTCAGATTACTTCGGAATAGTTTCAGGCAATAAGAATCCCGACAAGGTTGCCGACGCAGGAGTGACCGTTGTCAAATCGGAAAATGTCGACGCACCCATCATCGAGGAGTATTCGTTGACAATGGAGTGCCGGGTGATTTCAATAAACGAGGAACTTGGAGAAACCCGTGTAGTGGGAGAAATTATAAACACAATAGTCGACGACTCAATAGTTGACGAAAAGGGAGCCGTGGACTACAACAAACTTCAGCCGATATCCTTTGATTCGGAAACCAATTCTTATCGCATAATCGGCGAAAAAGTAGGCAAAGCTTTCTACGACGGTAAGGATTATCCGAAAAAATAA